Genomic DNA from Paenibacillus borealis:
CTGCTTACAAAAAAGATGTCTGGCATATATAGTAGATAGGATAATTAAAGGTATAAGGGGAATTAATGTGATGAAGCTTTTTACATTACCTGTATCACTGCTGCTCGTATTCGGACTTTCTGCATGCACTCAGAACAATACGTCCACGCCTGTTCCAACATCTGCCGTACAACCAACTACAGTTGTTATTCCCAGCCCCACTTCCAGCCATACACCCCCAGATGGCTACGGTGGGTACAGATGGCAAACCGGCGATCCGGACGATTCAATTCCAGTGGTTTGAGAACGGAAGAATTTATTTTCAGACCGATACAAATGCTTCATTATATAAGGATCTGCAAAAGCTTCCTTATATTAAGTTTGTCTCGAGCAATCGGGATTACACCGAATCGCTGAGAATTAGCGCGGAAGTTGTGTTTGAATACAATTATGAATTAATTGACCGCACGTTGGAGATGTTCCCTAACATTAAGAAGATTTATGGTTCGGCTGATAACCCTATCCTTACTATGTTCTATATCGAACACGGTTCTGCATCCATGTATGAGTTTTCTGATGACAAACAAGGGAATACGCTGCAGTATGAATGGTAACATCCATCCACTGTTTCATTAACTACTATTGGGTGATTAAGTCCAGATGAGAACGGATATATATTACCTGAACCTACAAGAATTGAGTCTTTGTCAAAAACAAAAACCGGAACCTGCAATTACAGGTTCCAGTTTCGCTTATATTTATAGTGTTGCCAGCATCCGCTTAAGCCAACTGATCGCCATTCGTTGCAATAACATTCTTATACCAATCAAA
This window encodes:
- a CDS encoding pyridoxamine 5'-phosphate oxidase family protein, whose product is MATVGTDGKPAIRTIQFQWFENGRIYFQTDTNASLYKDLQKLPYIKFVSSNRDYTESLRISAEVVFEYNYELIDRTLEMFPNIKKIYGSADNPILTMFYIEHGSASMYEFSDDKQGNTLQYEW